A single Pirellulales bacterium DNA region contains:
- the mutS gene encoding DNA mismatch repair protein MutS: MMQQYEQAKSACGDALLLFRMGDFYELFFDDAKTAARVLGIALTSRDKGENATPMAGFPYHQLDSYLAKLIAAGLRAAVCEQVEDPKQAKGLVKREVTRIVTPGTLTDEALLDPRESNYLAAVLPGAPTGLAWVELSTGRFFATQVPAARLADELSRIAPVECLLPDDAQLDLPQGLASWTVSRRPPWAFGEAGTRQSLLRHFGTHSLEGFGFELPRDAAAIRAAGAVLDYLAETQKAGLGHVDLLVRYQPGTVLEIDEATRRSLELTRSLREGRREGSLLSVLDRTLTPLGARCLAEWLANPLVDAGAINDRLDAVGELVAQPQRAEALREALRKVYDLERLVARVTTGRASPRDLSFLGRTCQMLPDIGQRLAGAASARLQALDAALDRCGDLFARLSEALVEDCPLVSREGGFIRAGFHAELDRLRDLATGGKQWIASYQATQVERTGIPNLKVGFNKVFGYYLEVTNAHGQKVPEDFIRKQTVKNAERYITPELKEYEEQVLQADERAKQLEYELFTALRDGVAAEARRLQRTAAALAEIDTLAGLADLARHRNYCRPEIVAEPVLAIHDGRHPVLDAVLPSGTFVPNDTEAAPDAAVLLLITGPNMAGKSTYIRQVALISLMAHLGSFVPARAARIGLIDRIFARVGASDELARGQSTFMVEMTETARILNGATAHSLVILDEIGRGTSTYDGLSLAWAVTEHLHDRVGCRTLFATHYHELTELAQSRRGIANLNVAVKEWDDQVVFLHKIVDGAADKSYGIHVARLAGVPRTVLDRAKQVLAQLEEEHARGGGGDHRAGPRQLQLTLFGPSDHPVLDRLRETDVNQLTPLAALALLEAWQRELAADDATVKPR; encoded by the coding sequence ATGATGCAGCAGTACGAGCAGGCGAAGAGCGCCTGCGGCGACGCGCTGCTGCTGTTCCGCATGGGCGATTTCTACGAGCTGTTCTTCGACGACGCCAAGACGGCGGCGCGGGTGCTGGGCATCGCCCTGACGAGCCGCGACAAAGGCGAGAACGCCACGCCGATGGCGGGTTTTCCGTACCACCAGTTGGACAGCTACTTGGCCAAGCTGATTGCCGCCGGCTTGCGGGCCGCGGTGTGCGAACAGGTCGAAGACCCCAAGCAGGCCAAAGGGCTCGTGAAACGCGAGGTGACGCGGATCGTCACGCCCGGCACGCTGACCGACGAGGCCTTGCTCGACCCGCGCGAGAGCAACTACCTGGCCGCGGTGTTGCCCGGTGCGCCGACCGGACTGGCCTGGGTCGAGCTTTCGACGGGCCGCTTTTTCGCGACGCAGGTACCTGCCGCGCGCCTGGCCGACGAGCTATCGCGCATCGCGCCGGTCGAGTGCCTGTTGCCGGACGATGCACAGCTCGACCTGCCGCAGGGGTTGGCAAGCTGGACCGTCTCGCGACGGCCCCCTTGGGCCTTCGGCGAGGCGGGCACCCGGCAGAGTCTGCTCCGGCATTTTGGCACCCACTCGCTCGAGGGTTTTGGTTTTGAGCTGCCGCGCGATGCGGCGGCCATCCGCGCGGCTGGCGCGGTGCTCGACTATCTGGCTGAGACTCAAAAGGCCGGCCTCGGACACGTCGATCTCCTGGTTCGTTACCAGCCGGGCACGGTCCTGGAAATCGACGAGGCCACGCGGCGCAGTCTCGAACTGACCCGATCGCTGCGCGAGGGCCGGCGCGAGGGTTCGCTACTGTCCGTGCTCGATCGCACGTTGACGCCGCTTGGCGCGCGCTGCCTGGCCGAGTGGCTGGCCAATCCGTTGGTCGACGCCGGAGCGATCAACGACCGGCTCGACGCCGTGGGCGAACTGGTTGCACAGCCGCAACGGGCCGAAGCCCTGCGCGAGGCCCTGCGCAAGGTTTACGATCTCGAACGGCTCGTCGCGCGCGTCACCACCGGACGCGCGAGTCCCCGCGATCTATCGTTTCTCGGTCGCACCTGTCAGATGTTGCCGGACATCGGCCAACGGCTCGCCGGCGCCGCGTCGGCCCGCTTGCAGGCCCTGGATGCGGCATTGGATCGCTGCGGCGATTTGTTCGCACGTCTGTCCGAGGCTCTGGTCGAGGACTGCCCGTTGGTGAGCCGCGAAGGCGGGTTCATTCGCGCCGGCTTTCACGCCGAACTCGACCGGTTGCGCGACCTGGCGACCGGCGGCAAGCAATGGATTGCCAGTTATCAAGCGACGCAGGTCGAGCGCACGGGGATTCCCAATCTCAAGGTCGGCTTCAACAAGGTTTTTGGCTACTACCTCGAGGTCACCAACGCGCACGGGCAGAAGGTGCCCGAAGATTTCATCCGCAAGCAGACCGTCAAGAACGCCGAGCGGTATATCACGCCGGAGTTGAAGGAATACGAAGAACAGGTGTTGCAGGCCGACGAGCGCGCCAAGCAGCTCGAGTATGAGTTGTTCACGGCGCTGCGCGACGGCGTGGCGGCCGAGGCGCGGCGGCTGCAACGCACCGCGGCTGCGCTGGCCGAAATCGACACGCTCGCCGGTCTGGCCGATCTGGCGCGGCATCGCAATTACTGCCGCCCCGAGATCGTTGCCGAACCGGTGCTCGCGATCCACGACGGGCGGCATCCGGTGCTCGATGCGGTCTTGCCGTCGGGCACCTTCGTCCCGAACGACACCGAAGCGGCCCCCGATGCAGCCGTGCTGCTGCTGATCACCGGGCCGAACATGGCCGGTAAGAGTACCTACATCCGCCAGGTCGCGCTGATCTCGCTGATGGCCCACCTGGGCAGTTTCGTGCCGGCTCGGGCAGCACGCATCGGTCTGATCGACCGCATTTTTGCCCGCGTGGGGGCGAGTGACGAATTGGCGCGCGGCCAAAGCACCTTCATGGTCGAGATGACCGAGACGGCTCGAATCCTCAACGGGGCGACGGCCCACAGCCTGGTAATTCTCGACGAGATCGGCCGGGGGACGAGCACCTACGACGGGTTGTCGCTGGCCTGGGCCGTGACCGAACATTTGCACGACCGGGTCGGCTGCCGCACGCTCTTCGCGACGCACTACCACGAGCTGACCGAGCTGGCCCAATCGCGCCGCGGCATCGCCAACCTGAACGTCGCGGTCAAGGAATGGGACGATCAAGTGGTGTTCCTGCACAAGATCGTCGACGGCGCTGCGGACAAGAGTTACGGTATCCATGTCGCACGGCTGGCCGGTGTCCCGCGCACGGTGCTCGATCGGGCCAAGCAGGTGCTCGCGCAACTGGAAGAAGAACACGCCCGCGGGGGCGGCGGCGACCATCGTGCGGGTCCCCGGCAGTTGCAATTGACGCTGTTTGGCCCGAGCGACCATCCCGTGCTCGACCGGCTGCGCGAGACCGACGTCAATCAGTTGACCCCGCTGGCGGCCCTGGCGCTGCTCGAAGCCTGGCAGCGCGAGTTGGCCGCGGACGACGCGACCGTCAAGCCGCGCTAG
- the fliG gene encoding flagellar motor switch protein FliG — protein MAGNELRKAAIVLMSLPEEQAAQLLAQMDAKAVEAVSIEIARIGRFNSDEQEVAIREFAESNPATVATHSGGLALAKTLVEKALGKNAGGTLDNVRQSIEAIPFAFLKKVDSQNLLTFISDEHPQTIALILSHLRPQQAADVIKALPTERQLAVVRRVAKMGQTNPEIIHEVEKGLETRMASVMSQSFEKAGGVESVAEMLNVTDRATERALLENLAQEDPDLVEEIRRLMFVFEDINKFTDKDLQTVFKNVETSQWALALKGASEALKTKVLGNMSARAADMLKEEMEFLGSVRLSAVEQAQQQIVDVIRKLEDTGELQLHSGEEQEQFVQ, from the coding sequence ATGGCCGGAAATGAACTTCGCAAGGCGGCGATCGTGCTGATGAGCCTGCCCGAGGAGCAGGCCGCTCAGCTACTCGCGCAGATGGATGCGAAGGCCGTCGAGGCCGTGTCGATCGAGATCGCCCGCATCGGCCGCTTCAATTCTGACGAACAAGAGGTGGCGATCCGGGAATTCGCCGAATCGAACCCGGCGACCGTGGCCACGCATTCTGGCGGCCTGGCCCTGGCCAAGACGCTGGTGGAAAAGGCCTTGGGCAAGAATGCCGGCGGCACGCTCGACAACGTGCGCCAGTCGATCGAAGCGATTCCTTTCGCGTTTCTCAAGAAGGTCGACAGCCAGAACCTGCTGACGTTCATCTCCGACGAGCATCCGCAGACGATTGCCCTGATTCTTTCGCATCTCCGCCCGCAGCAGGCTGCCGACGTGATCAAGGCGCTGCCCACCGAGCGGCAATTGGCCGTCGTGCGACGGGTGGCCAAGATGGGCCAGACCAACCCGGAGATCATTCACGAGGTCGAAAAAGGCCTCGAAACGCGGATGGCCAGCGTGATGAGCCAGTCGTTCGAAAAGGCCGGCGGCGTGGAAAGCGTCGCCGAGATGCTCAACGTCACCGACCGGGCCACCGAACGCGCGCTGCTAGAAAACCTGGCCCAGGAAGATCCCGACCTGGTCGAAGAGATCCGCCGGCTGATGTTCGTGTTCGAAGACATCAACAAGTTCACCGACAAAGACCTGCAAACCGTCTTCAAGAACGTCGAGACCTCGCAGTGGGCCTTGGCGCTCAAGGGTGCCAGCGAGGCGCTCAAGACCAAGGTGCTGGGCAACATGTCGGCCCGCGCGGCCGATATGCTCAAAGAGGAAATGGAGTTCCTCGGCTCGGTGCGGCTCTCCGCCGTGGAGCAGGCCCAGCAGCAGATCGTCGACGTCATCCGCAAACTGGAGGACACCGGCGAGTTGCAACTGCATTCGGGCGAAGAACAAGAGCAGTTCGTCCAATAG
- a CDS encoding chemotaxis protein CheX produces the protein MKVEYINPFISALVNTFDTMLGCPISRKSLSLKSSLSPHHEVSGIVGLSGQAQGTVVLSLSGDVALRAASTMLMTEATEINNDVVDAVGELANMVAGAAKAQLTDFTLSISLPNVITGRGHEVRFPSNVKPIVIDFESPWGPLALEVGLNEVAAPVAV, from the coding sequence ATGAAGGTCGAGTACATCAATCCGTTTATCTCGGCCTTGGTGAACACGTTCGATACCATGCTGGGGTGTCCGATCTCGCGCAAGTCGCTGAGCCTGAAATCGTCGTTGTCGCCCCACCATGAGGTCAGCGGAATCGTCGGCCTCTCGGGACAGGCCCAGGGCACGGTCGTCTTGAGCCTGTCGGGGGACGTGGCCTTGCGGGCCGCCAGCACGATGCTCATGACCGAGGCCACGGAGATCAACAACGACGTTGTCGACGCGGTGGGCGAGCTCGCCAACATGGTGGCCGGGGCTGCGAAGGCCCAACTCACGGATTTCACCCTCTCGATCAGCCTGCCCAACGTGATCACCGGGCGCGGGCACGAAGTCCGCTTTCCCTCGAACGTCAAGCCAATCGTGATCGACTTTGAATCGCCCTGGGGGCCCTTGGCGCTCGAAGTGGGCTTGAACGAAGTCGCCGCGCCAGTCGCGGTCTGA
- a CDS encoding DUF1080 domain-containing protein has product MSSRNVSLALLFMTVLPGALAAAGEWKPLFNGKDLSGWQAIDGPESAWKVVDGMLVCSGSEGGWLSTTEQYSDFEIRVEFRVPKGGNSGVFLRAPHQGNPAFAGMEVQVLDDADAQYANLQPYQYCGSLYGLAAAKPRVSKPAGEWQSMHIRCVGRKVEVTLNGTQIVKANLDDYQDQLKEHPGVARTSGYLGLQNHGSTLEYRKVEVRSVD; this is encoded by the coding sequence ATGTCCTCCCGCAATGTCTCGCTCGCGCTGTTGTTCATGACCGTGCTTCCCGGCGCACTGGCCGCCGCAGGCGAATGGAAACCGCTGTTCAACGGCAAGGATCTCTCGGGCTGGCAAGCGATCGACGGGCCGGAATCGGCCTGGAAGGTGGTCGACGGAATGCTGGTCTGCAGCGGGAGCGAAGGGGGCTGGCTTTCGACCACGGAGCAGTACAGCGACTTCGAGATCCGCGTCGAGTTCCGGGTCCCGAAGGGTGGCAACAGCGGCGTGTTCCTGCGGGCGCCTCACCAGGGCAACCCGGCGTTCGCCGGCATGGAAGTCCAGGTGCTCGACGACGCCGATGCGCAATATGCGAATTTGCAGCCGTATCAATACTGCGGCAGTCTGTACGGCCTGGCCGCGGCCAAGCCGCGCGTCTCGAAGCCTGCGGGCGAGTGGCAATCGATGCACATCCGCTGCGTCGGTCGGAAGGTCGAGGTGACGCTCAATGGCACGCAGATCGTGAAGGCCAATCTCGACGACTACCAGGACCAGCTCAAAGAGCATCCCGGCGTGGCGCGCACCAGCGGGTACTTGGGCCTGCAAAACCACGGCTCGACGCTTGAGTATCGCAAGGTCGAAGTTCGCTCCGTCGATTAA